One stretch of Variovorax sp. TBS-050B DNA includes these proteins:
- a CDS encoding phosphate/phosphite/phosphonate ABC transporter substrate-binding protein, whose protein sequence is MPAAAFFFFFLCRAARLLAAGLALAAAVATGALAQGGARADAPAGPVRFGVLPLGGAVESRALWMPLLDDMSRALGVPVSVHSAASYEELDRAIQRDEIDMAFLSARIALEAVMQRRMRVVAQIARRPGMPTHRAVLLTRRTGTPSTLEAVLAEPERWRLARGDNRSVTGFLIPQSQLFLPRGIAMETRFRGEVIGTHQATALAVANGDADAATNNTTDFERFREQFPVEAARLHIVWESEPPPGAQMVLRRDYPPAFQARVQAFLAGYGQGKGPRADAEREVLKTLRAAHGYAAADDSALLPEAQLEYQLGRQNAMAASWVNEAARARRLQRIEQTYKDQVELLRAAAPAAR, encoded by the coding sequence ATGCCGGCGGCGGCCTTCTTCTTCTTCTTTCTCTGCCGGGCCGCGCGCCTGCTGGCCGCGGGCCTGGCACTGGCGGCGGCCGTCGCCACCGGCGCGCTGGCGCAGGGCGGCGCGCGCGCGGACGCGCCGGCTGGCCCGGTGCGCTTCGGCGTGCTGCCGCTCGGCGGCGCGGTCGAGTCGCGCGCATTGTGGATGCCGCTGCTCGACGACATGAGCCGCGCCCTCGGCGTGCCGGTCAGCGTGCACTCCGCGGCCTCCTACGAGGAGCTCGACCGTGCGATCCAGCGCGACGAGATCGACATGGCCTTCCTGTCGGCCAGGATCGCGCTCGAGGCGGTGATGCAGCGCCGCATGCGGGTGGTGGCGCAGATCGCGCGCCGGCCCGGCATGCCCACCCACCGCGCGGTGCTGCTGACGCGCCGCACCGGCACGCCGAGCACGCTCGAGGCAGTGCTGGCCGAGCCCGAGCGCTGGCGCCTCGCGCGCGGCGACAACCGTTCGGTCACGGGCTTCCTGATTCCGCAGAGCCAGCTCTTCCTGCCGCGCGGCATCGCGATGGAAACGCGCTTCCGCGGCGAGGTCATCGGCACCCACCAGGCCACGGCGCTCGCGGTGGCCAACGGCGATGCCGACGCGGCGACCAACAACACCACCGACTTCGAGCGCTTCAGGGAACAGTTCCCGGTCGAGGCCGCGCGCCTGCACATCGTCTGGGAGTCCGAGCCGCCGCCCGGTGCGCAGATGGTGCTGCGGCGCGACTATCCGCCCGCGTTCCAGGCCCGGGTGCAGGCCTTCCTGGCGGGCTACGGCCAGGGCAAGGGCCCGCGCGCCGACGCCGAGCGCGAGGTGCTCAAGACCTTGCGCGCGGCCCACGGCTATGCCGCGGCCGACGACAGCGCGCTCCTGCCGGAGGCGCAGCTGGAATACCAGCTCGGCAGGCAGAACGCCATGGCCGCATCCTGGGTCAACGAGGCGGCGCGCGCCCGGCGCCTGCAGCGCATCGAGCAGACCTACAAGGACCAGGTCGAGCTGCTGCGCGCCGCCGCCCCCGCCGCGCGCTGA
- the phnD gene encoding phosphate/phosphite/phosphonate ABC transporter substrate-binding protein, whose translation MWLLLWLALLCAGLPSQARAEPPQSPDAPVRFGILPLGGAFESRSDWDPLLAELSRAIARPVSVLSVHSYEALEKAIQSDQVDMAFLSGKMALDAVTQRRMKVVAQVVRHDGLPGYRALLLARRNPPFNSLKSLLAEPERWRLARGERQSVSGFIVPQLQFFQPNHIAMETRFLSEIVGTHQATALAVANNEADVATNNTADFERFKQRFPAEAKRLQVLWESDLIPHAQIVVRREYSPELRSRVQAFLVNYGRAKGPQGEAERAVLKSLHDLAGFVAADNSSLQPAAKLAYQLAKQNAMTAQWVNEAARQARLSRVESAYAEQAAVLRDISP comes from the coding sequence CTGTGGCTCCTGCTGTGGCTTGCGCTTCTTTGCGCCGGGCTGCCGTCGCAGGCCCGGGCCGAACCACCGCAGTCGCCCGACGCGCCGGTGCGCTTCGGCATCCTGCCGCTCGGCGGTGCCTTCGAATCGCGCAGCGACTGGGATCCGCTCCTGGCCGAACTGAGCCGCGCCATCGCGCGGCCGGTGAGCGTGCTCTCGGTCCATTCGTACGAAGCGCTCGAGAAGGCGATCCAGAGCGACCAGGTCGACATGGCCTTCCTGTCCGGCAAGATGGCGCTCGACGCGGTGACGCAGCGGCGCATGAAGGTGGTGGCGCAGGTGGTGCGCCACGACGGCCTGCCCGGCTACCGGGCGCTGCTGCTGGCGCGCAGGAACCCGCCCTTCAACAGCTTGAAGAGCCTGCTCGCCGAGCCTGAGCGCTGGCGCCTCGCGCGCGGCGAGCGGCAGTCGGTGTCGGGCTTCATCGTGCCGCAGCTGCAGTTCTTCCAGCCCAACCACATCGCGATGGAGACGCGCTTCCTGAGCGAGATCGTGGGCACGCACCAGGCCACGGCGCTGGCCGTGGCGAACAACGAGGCCGACGTGGCCACCAACAACACGGCCGACTTCGAGCGCTTCAAGCAGCGCTTCCCGGCCGAGGCGAAGCGCCTGCAGGTGCTGTGGGAGTCGGACCTGATTCCGCATGCGCAGATCGTGGTGCGGCGCGAGTATTCGCCCGAACTGCGCAGCCGCGTGCAGGCCTTCCTCGTCAACTACGGCCGCGCGAAAGGGCCGCAGGGCGAGGCGGAGCGCGCGGTGCTCAAGTCGCTGCACGACCTCGCTGGCTTCGTGGCCGCCGACAACAGTTCGCTGCAGCCCGCGGCCAAGCTCGCCTACCAGCTTGCGAAGCAGAACGCGATGACCGCGCAGTGGGTCAACGAGGCCGCGCGGCAGGCGCGCCTCTCGCGCGTCGAAAGCGCCTACGCGGAGCAGGCCGCGGTGCTGCGCGATATCTCGCCCTGA
- a CDS encoding nucleotidyltransferase family protein codes for MEAIVLAGGLGTRLRAEVPDLPKPMAPVGGQPFLGLLLHRLAQQRVSRVVLSLGYKAQQIIDHFGSSFAGMTLEHVVESRPLGTGGAIRRAMTRVKDDHVHVFNGDTYLDLDLAAVETLWQMHREPVIVARPVADASRYGCLLAADGRLTGFAEKSAAGAGIINAGCYVFNAGQFDAFELDRPFSLERDVLADPDRCPPMRVFVCNGQFIDIGVPEDYRRAQKELASP; via the coding sequence ATGGAGGCGATCGTCCTCGCAGGCGGCCTGGGAACGCGCCTGCGCGCCGAGGTGCCGGATCTGCCCAAGCCCATGGCACCCGTGGGCGGCCAGCCTTTCCTGGGCTTGTTGCTGCATCGCCTGGCGCAGCAGCGTGTTTCGAGGGTGGTGCTGTCGCTGGGCTACAAGGCGCAGCAGATCATCGATCACTTCGGCAGCAGCTTCGCGGGCATGACGCTGGAGCACGTCGTCGAAAGCAGGCCGCTCGGGACGGGCGGTGCCATTCGACGGGCCATGACGCGGGTCAAGGACGACCATGTCCATGTCTTCAACGGCGATACCTACCTCGACCTGGATCTCGCCGCCGTCGAAACGCTCTGGCAGATGCATCGAGAGCCGGTGATCGTCGCGCGGCCCGTGGCCGACGCGAGCCGGTATGGCTGCCTGCTCGCGGCAGACGGCCGATTGACCGGGTTCGCGGAAAAGAGTGCCGCCGGCGCCGGCATCATCAACGCGGGATGCTATGTCTTCAACGCCGGCCAGTTCGATGCCTTCGAGCTCGATCGGCCCTTCTCCCTGGAGCGGGATGTGCTTGCCGACCCGGACAGATGCCCCCCGATGCGGGTGTTCGTCTGCAACGGCCAGTTCATCGACATCGGCGTTCCCGAGGACTACCGCAGAGCGCAGAAGGAACTCGCGTCCCCATGA
- a CDS encoding hybrid sensor histidine kinase/response regulator: MNWNFRVLRGLARLTFAQQLILLALVPATAATLAAIAVLTRQHLDNLTELMRANAQTVALQVATAAQAPLARMDRRMLQRTAQSGTYQPHVQQVQIWSEDGEIVANSETVDRARDEGLQVVVPIVSDNGQPHGKVMVEMSLDAVQQARRSVWLNVVLVLATSLVGVGLAGWWAARRISEPIRALGKAVDRLGAGEAASVAIEGTSEVRHLQHGFNQAARALAESHRLLQSRISEATAELARKNQQLEVASQAKTRLLAAASHDLRQPLHALTLFSDGLANGETDPVRLQRIGHIRECVDSLDRLFSELLNLSQLDAGVLQPQWADFALDQLFDEISRNFRPVAEQQGLRLVVRKTDLWVRCDYVMLSRILNNLVSNSLRHTLEGGVLVGARARGKGVRIDVVDTGVGIAQQHQARVFEEFYQVESNGRNAPRGQRGMGLGLATVQRLAELLNTRVELSSTPHKGTCVRVLVRAAPAALPAPAAAAPAPSAAEDEAGLDGLRILVIDDERTILEGLSVVLTHWGAEVMAAQTRAEALALADRWAQPPDVVVSDLLLQGGDNGLDVIAALERHPRGIGAATARLLVTGETKPDRLREVANAGIAVLYKPVSPRVLRQAILAQRVVVMRDGGA, encoded by the coding sequence ATGAACTGGAACTTTCGCGTCCTGCGCGGCCTGGCGCGCCTCACCTTCGCGCAGCAGCTGATCCTGCTGGCGCTGGTGCCGGCGACCGCCGCCACCCTCGCGGCCATCGCGGTGCTGACGCGGCAGCACCTCGACAACCTCACCGAACTGATGCGTGCCAATGCGCAGACGGTGGCGCTGCAGGTCGCCACCGCGGCGCAGGCGCCGCTCGCGCGCATGGACCGCCGCATGCTGCAGCGCACGGCGCAGTCGGGCACCTACCAGCCGCATGTGCAGCAGGTGCAGATCTGGTCGGAGGACGGGGAGATCGTCGCCAACTCCGAGACCGTGGACCGCGCGCGCGACGAGGGACTGCAGGTGGTGGTGCCGATCGTGAGCGACAACGGGCAGCCCCACGGCAAGGTGATGGTCGAGATGAGCCTCGACGCGGTGCAGCAGGCGCGCCGGTCGGTGTGGCTCAACGTGGTGCTGGTGCTGGCCACCAGCCTTGTGGGCGTGGGCCTGGCAGGCTGGTGGGCCGCGCGCCGCATCAGCGAGCCGATCCGCGCACTCGGCAAGGCGGTCGACCGGCTGGGTGCGGGCGAGGCGGCGAGCGTGGCGATCGAAGGCACCTCGGAAGTGCGGCATCTGCAGCATGGCTTCAACCAGGCGGCGCGCGCGCTGGCCGAGAGCCACCGGCTGCTGCAGAGCCGCATCAGCGAGGCCACGGCCGAGCTCGCGCGCAAGAACCAGCAGCTGGAGGTCGCGAGCCAGGCCAAGACCCGCCTGCTGGCCGCTGCCAGCCACGACCTGCGCCAGCCGCTGCATGCGCTCACGCTGTTCTCCGACGGCCTCGCCAACGGCGAGACCGACCCCGTGCGGCTGCAGCGCATCGGCCACATCCGCGAATGCGTGGATTCGCTCGACCGGCTGTTCTCCGAGCTGCTCAACCTCTCGCAGCTCGATGCCGGCGTGCTGCAGCCGCAGTGGGCCGACTTCGCGCTCGACCAGCTGTTCGACGAGATCAGCCGCAACTTCCGCCCCGTGGCCGAACAGCAGGGCCTGCGCCTGGTGGTGCGCAAGACCGACCTCTGGGTGCGCTGCGACTACGTGATGCTCTCGCGCATCCTCAACAACCTGGTGTCGAACTCGCTGCGCCACACCCTCGAGGGCGGCGTGCTGGTCGGCGCCCGCGCGCGCGGCAAGGGCGTGCGCATCGACGTGGTCGATACCGGCGTCGGCATCGCGCAGCAGCACCAGGCGCGCGTCTTCGAGGAGTTCTACCAGGTGGAGTCGAACGGCCGCAACGCGCCGCGCGGCCAGCGCGGCATGGGCCTGGGCCTCGCCACCGTGCAGCGCCTGGCCGAGCTGCTCAACACGCGCGTCGAGCTCAGCTCGACGCCGCACAAGGGCACCTGCGTGCGCGTGCTCGTGCGCGCGGCCCCCGCCGCCCTGCCCGCGCCCGCCGCGGCCGCGCCGGCCCCGAGCGCCGCCGAGGACGAGGCCGGGCTCGACGGCCTGCGCATCCTCGTGATCGACGACGAGCGCACCATCCTCGAGGGCCTGTCGGTGGTGCTGACCCACTGGGGCGCCGAGGTCATGGCGGCCCAGACCCGCGCCGAGGCGCTGGCCCTCGCCGACCGGTGGGCCCAGCCGCCCGACGTGGTCGTGAGCGACCTGCTGCTGCAGGGCGGCGACAACGGCCTGGACGTGATCGCCGCGCTCGAACGCCACCCCCGCGGCATCGGCGCCGCCACCGCGCGCCTGCTGGTGACCGGCGAGACCAAGCCCGACCGCCTGCGCGAAGTGGCGAATGCGGGCATCGCGGTGCTCTACAAGCCGGTGTCGCCGCGGGTGCTCCGGCAGGCGATCCTGGCGCAGCGGGTGGTGGTGATGCGGGACGGGGGGGCGTAG
- a CDS encoding D-sedoheptulose 7-phosphate isomerase, with protein MEDLTTEYITAQIDQARRVMAAMGNDVQLQRTLAEAAAACTLALRNGRKLLIAGNGGSAADAQHIAGEFVSRFAFDRPGLSAIALTTDTSILTAIGNDYGYEKLFARQVQALGQNGDVFIGYSTSGASPNVLRAFEEARSRGLVCIGMTGSRGGPMRLLCDHLLEVPAGETPKIQEGHLVLGHILCGLVENAMFAAVR; from the coding sequence ATGGAGGATCTGACCACCGAGTACATCACTGCGCAGATCGATCAGGCCCGCCGCGTCATGGCTGCAATGGGAAATGACGTGCAGCTGCAGCGCACGCTCGCCGAGGCCGCCGCCGCATGCACCTTGGCACTCAGAAACGGCCGCAAGCTCCTGATCGCGGGGAACGGCGGCAGCGCCGCCGACGCGCAACACATCGCAGGCGAGTTCGTGAGCCGTTTCGCCTTCGATCGACCGGGCTTGTCAGCCATCGCGCTGACGACCGACACCTCCATCCTGACGGCGATCGGCAACGACTACGGCTACGAGAAGCTGTTTGCCCGGCAGGTGCAGGCGCTGGGTCAAAACGGCGACGTCTTCATCGGGTACTCCACCTCCGGTGCTTCGCCCAATGTGCTGAGGGCCTTCGAAGAGGCGCGCAGCCGCGGCCTGGTCTGCATTGGCATGACGGGCAGCCGGGGAGGGCCGATGAGGCTGTTGTGCGATCACCTGCTCGAAGTTCCCGCGGGGGAGACGCCGAAGATCCAGGAAGGGCACCTCGTGCTGGGCCACATCCTGTGCGGGCTGGTCGAGAACGCCATGTTCGCTGCCGTACGCTGA
- a CDS encoding glycosyltransferase translates to MSGLKDEPVVPERPTPSRDTPTEATAGSPPGIVFRVVLGALLFLPAAIHCGGGAAVFRSWRRTPNFVSTILMAHHEIHARLQARSKWVRWPVFAAFSLGFRLHSKGTIQRAFRDTWHLLREDGLKKLPGAVRLTVPGGIGIELPPRKQQIDAAVDVDTPAFRVRARRVLVLDYRIPRADNSAGELAMLGVLRDLVALGYGVVFMPNDMAPAPRHESVLRDLGVEVVTRESGFSGTRHFIERHGAEFGVFYVARFDVAESALSAIRTAAPTARVLFHAPDLHFLRERREAKLLGDRRAMARAEETRRRELAVMHACDHVVVVSPAEVPVLREALSDETPISIFPVLYAPVEARVAPYEARKDVFFLGGFGHKPNVSAVEWFVREVWPAVRASLPGACFHVIGADVPPGISALERVPGVKVIGFVPDLAPVLSGYRVGVAPLLYGAGIKGKVAMTLGAGIPCVCTRIAAEGMGIEDGVHAMVTSDATGFAKAVIALYQDGSLWRRLSVHGQELVRARFGEAANRGALLRVLNDARVLPIPLWQAHCENLQSVVVPAPPADVPVDVTIIVPAFNQWAMTRACIASIVCAGAGTGVRYEVIVADDGSTDETRSAETRIPGLRVVRTPRNLGFLKNCNHAATHARGKYILLLNNDAVVLPGWLDGLHDTLESDASIAIAGSKLLNQDGSLQEAGGGLLSDASGVSIGRWLRTADGWRRGARDEAVFNFQRETDYVTGASLIVRTSFWRAVGGFDESFEIAYCEDSDLAMRARALGHKVVYQPRSEAVHLEHQSYADVDEGADAKGRGELQRHNKALMAEKWKHVLARDHLPPGSEWERVAAHGERAIPPVILERRKKSKVLRILYFSPFPSHPSNHGNQATIQQFARQFQAMGHKVHFVVLRSGLFDADAERAMREAWDTLDVLPNSHALGANGAPIPFDGWYAQGLGERIRVLCARYGIDVLLCSYVFQSKMLDYIPSYILRIIDTHDKMGHRYDMLRQKGLPLEFFSCTPEEEGAYLRRADVVLARRREEADYFDSVSGRNSSVVVPHFEAPHFVDKRFEKLERVVIVASANQVNLAIVRDFLQTLDRRLAGKSCPFVVVIAGQVKDLVALLPLQEQKLFKRSWIRMTGFIEDIGGFYAKADLVVSPVTMGTGINVKTVQAMAYGMPLLTTAWGSKGIETSEPLHGLASVDELVEALFKLAASPGELERLKTCSREAYQRFFDASQAVLRDVLDRVPRGDERERPARGLPQDIALEIAATPATASAKGRSHAAHEDQEDRENH, encoded by the coding sequence ATGTCGGGGCTGAAGGACGAACCCGTCGTCCCGGAGCGCCCAACGCCGTCTCGCGATACGCCCACTGAGGCCACCGCCGGGTCACCGCCCGGAATTGTGTTTCGTGTCGTACTCGGCGCGTTGTTGTTTCTCCCGGCGGCAATCCACTGTGGCGGTGGTGCCGCAGTGTTTCGGTCCTGGCGGCGCACGCCCAACTTCGTCAGCACGATACTGATGGCGCATCACGAGATCCACGCCCGGCTGCAGGCGCGATCGAAATGGGTGAGATGGCCGGTATTTGCTGCGTTCTCGCTTGGCTTCCGGCTTCACTCGAAGGGGACCATCCAACGCGCCTTCCGCGACACGTGGCACCTTCTTCGTGAAGACGGGTTGAAAAAGCTTCCGGGCGCAGTCCGTCTCACCGTGCCGGGGGGTATCGGGATCGAGCTGCCACCGCGGAAACAGCAAATCGACGCTGCGGTCGATGTCGACACGCCCGCCTTCCGTGTGCGCGCGAGACGCGTACTCGTGCTGGACTACCGCATCCCTCGCGCAGACAACTCGGCGGGCGAGTTGGCGATGCTGGGGGTTCTCCGCGACCTTGTCGCCTTGGGGTACGGCGTGGTCTTCATGCCGAACGACATGGCGCCGGCTCCCCGGCATGAGTCGGTGCTGCGGGATCTCGGTGTGGAGGTCGTCACCCGCGAATCCGGGTTTTCAGGCACGAGGCATTTCATCGAACGCCATGGCGCCGAGTTTGGCGTCTTCTACGTCGCGCGGTTCGATGTGGCGGAAAGCGCGTTGAGCGCGATTCGCACCGCCGCGCCGACAGCGCGCGTGCTGTTCCATGCGCCGGATCTCCACTTCCTGCGCGAGCGGCGTGAAGCGAAACTGCTCGGGGACCGGCGGGCGATGGCGCGTGCCGAGGAGACGCGGCGGCGTGAACTGGCGGTCATGCACGCCTGCGACCACGTCGTGGTTGTGAGCCCGGCCGAGGTCCCGGTCCTGCGCGAAGCGCTCTCCGATGAGACACCCATCTCGATTTTTCCGGTGCTGTACGCGCCGGTGGAGGCCCGGGTAGCGCCCTATGAGGCGCGCAAAGACGTCTTCTTCCTTGGCGGTTTCGGTCACAAGCCGAACGTTTCCGCGGTGGAGTGGTTCGTGCGCGAGGTCTGGCCAGCCGTTCGGGCTTCGCTGCCTGGGGCCTGCTTCCACGTCATCGGCGCCGATGTGCCGCCCGGCATCAGCGCGCTCGAGCGGGTTCCCGGCGTGAAGGTCATCGGTTTTGTGCCGGACCTCGCGCCTGTCTTGTCCGGCTACCGCGTCGGCGTGGCGCCGCTGCTCTACGGTGCCGGCATCAAGGGGAAGGTGGCAATGACGCTGGGCGCGGGCATTCCTTGTGTCTGCACCAGGATCGCCGCCGAGGGCATGGGCATCGAAGACGGCGTGCACGCCATGGTGACCTCGGACGCGACCGGCTTCGCGAAGGCAGTCATCGCGCTCTATCAGGACGGTTCGCTCTGGCGCCGCCTTTCCGTGCACGGGCAGGAGCTCGTGCGCGCGAGGTTCGGAGAGGCCGCGAATCGGGGCGCGCTGCTGCGTGTGCTGAACGATGCGAGGGTGCTCCCGATTCCGCTGTGGCAGGCGCATTGCGAGAACCTGCAGTCCGTCGTGGTCCCCGCCCCGCCGGCGGATGTGCCGGTCGACGTCACGATCATCGTTCCCGCATTCAACCAGTGGGCGATGACGCGGGCCTGCATCGCCTCGATCGTCTGCGCCGGCGCAGGAACCGGTGTCCGCTACGAAGTCATCGTGGCCGACGACGGCTCGACGGACGAGACCCGGAGCGCAGAGACGCGCATTCCAGGCCTGCGGGTCGTCAGGACGCCGCGCAACCTCGGATTTCTCAAGAACTGCAACCATGCGGCAACGCATGCGCGCGGCAAGTACATCCTCTTGCTCAACAACGATGCCGTCGTCCTTCCGGGGTGGTTGGATGGCCTTCACGACACCTTGGAGAGCGATGCATCGATCGCCATCGCGGGTTCCAAGCTGCTCAACCAGGATGGCAGCCTGCAGGAAGCGGGGGGTGGACTGTTGTCGGACGCGAGCGGCGTGAGCATCGGTCGATGGCTCCGCACCGCAGATGGGTGGCGACGGGGTGCGCGAGACGAGGCCGTGTTCAATTTTCAACGCGAAACCGACTACGTCACCGGCGCATCCCTGATCGTTCGCACCTCTTTCTGGCGGGCAGTGGGCGGGTTCGACGAAAGCTTCGAAATCGCCTACTGCGAAGACTCCGATCTGGCCATGCGGGCGCGCGCACTGGGCCACAAGGTCGTTTATCAGCCCAGGTCGGAGGCCGTGCACCTGGAGCATCAGAGCTATGCAGATGTCGATGAGGGTGCCGACGCCAAAGGGCGCGGAGAACTGCAGCGCCACAACAAGGCCCTGATGGCAGAGAAATGGAAGCACGTGCTTGCCCGTGACCATCTTCCCCCGGGGAGTGAATGGGAGCGGGTCGCAGCCCACGGCGAGCGGGCCATTCCGCCTGTGATCCTCGAGCGCAGAAAAAAGTCGAAGGTCCTGCGCATTCTCTACTTCAGCCCGTTTCCTTCGCACCCGAGCAATCACGGCAACCAAGCGACGATCCAGCAATTCGCCCGGCAGTTCCAGGCCATGGGCCACAAGGTGCATTTCGTCGTCCTGAGGAGCGGCCTCTTCGATGCCGACGCGGAGCGCGCCATGCGGGAGGCCTGGGACACCCTCGACGTCCTGCCGAACTCCCATGCCCTGGGCGCCAACGGGGCGCCCATTCCGTTCGATGGGTGGTACGCGCAGGGCTTGGGCGAACGTATCCGCGTGCTGTGCGCACGCTATGGCATCGACGTGCTGCTTTGCTCTTATGTCTTCCAGTCGAAGATGCTGGACTACATCCCTTCCTACATTCTCAGAATCATCGATACCCACGACAAGATGGGTCACCGGTACGACATGCTGCGGCAGAAGGGCCTCCCGCTGGAGTTCTTCTCCTGCACGCCCGAAGAAGAAGGTGCATATCTGCGAAGGGCCGACGTGGTGCTGGCTCGACGTCGGGAAGAGGCGGACTATTTCGATTCGGTGTCCGGGAGGAACTCATCGGTCGTCGTCCCTCATTTCGAGGCGCCGCACTTTGTCGACAAACGCTTCGAGAAACTCGAGCGCGTCGTGATCGTGGCCAGTGCCAATCAGGTCAATCTGGCCATCGTGCGTGACTTCCTGCAGACGCTGGATCGCCGGCTGGCGGGGAAGTCTTGCCCGTTCGTGGTGGTGATTGCGGGCCAGGTCAAGGACCTCGTTGCCCTGCTCCCGCTGCAAGAACAAAAGCTGTTCAAGAGATCCTGGATTCGAATGACTGGATTCATCGAGGACATCGGCGGGTTCTATGCCAAGGCTGATCTCGTGGTGTCGCCCGTGACCATGGGCACGGGCATCAATGTCAAGACGGTACAGGCCATGGCGTACGGCATGCCGCTGTTGACCACGGCCTGGGGAAGCAAGGGCATCGAGACCAGCGAGCCGCTGCACGGCCTTGCGAGCGTCGACGAACTTGTGGAGGCACTTTTTAAGCTGGCCGCATCGCCCGGCGAGCTCGAGCGACTGAAGACTTGCAGCCGCGAAGCCTATCAACGCTTCTTCGACGCGAGTCAGGCCGTGCTGCGGGACGTCCTCGATCGGGTACCGCGCGGCGATGAACGCGAGCGTCCTGCGCGCGGGCTGCCGCAGGACATCGCTCTCGAGATCGCCGCAACGCCGGCCACGGCTTCGGCAAAGGGGCGCAGCCATGCCGCCCATGAAGATCAAGAAGACAGGGAGAACCATTGA
- a CDS encoding dehydrogenase: protein MKTIRARAPLRLGLAGGGTDISSYCDVHGGCVLNATIDRYAYAVIRESRDGQIKFEATDKQAVEKWRPTSRIALDGGLDLHKAVYNHFVQNHLGGASLAIELSTFCDAPIGSGLGSSSTLVVAMIRAFVELLNLPFDDYMIAQLAYQIERVDCGLQGGRQDQYSATFGGFNFMEFFAAERTLVNPLRIRSSVICELEASLVLFFTGVSRESARIIADQSANVGAGKLDAIEAMHGLKREALTMKDCLLRGDFEGLVESMRSGWENKKRSARTVSNPEIDRIYATATSAGALAGKVSGAGGGGFMLFFAPNERRLDVIRALNNFDGQVSNCHFTKNGAQTWRI from the coding sequence TTGAAGACAATACGCGCGAGGGCGCCACTGCGGCTGGGACTGGCCGGCGGAGGCACCGATATTTCAAGCTATTGCGACGTGCATGGTGGCTGCGTGCTCAATGCCACCATCGACCGCTATGCCTATGCAGTGATCCGCGAATCGCGCGATGGCCAGATCAAGTTCGAGGCCACCGACAAGCAGGCGGTGGAGAAATGGCGGCCGACATCCCGCATCGCCCTGGACGGGGGGCTCGATCTGCACAAGGCCGTCTACAACCACTTCGTGCAGAACCATCTGGGCGGCGCTTCGTTGGCAATTGAGCTGAGCACGTTCTGCGATGCGCCGATCGGCTCGGGGCTGGGTTCCTCGTCGACGCTGGTCGTCGCCATGATCCGCGCCTTCGTCGAGCTTCTGAACCTGCCCTTCGACGACTACATGATCGCGCAGCTGGCCTACCAGATCGAACGCGTCGACTGCGGTCTGCAGGGTGGGCGCCAGGACCAGTATTCCGCAACCTTCGGAGGCTTCAACTTCATGGAGTTCTTCGCCGCCGAAAGAACCCTCGTCAACCCGTTGAGGATTCGCAGTTCAGTGATCTGCGAACTGGAGGCTTCCCTGGTGTTGTTCTTCACCGGCGTTTCCCGGGAGTCGGCGCGGATCATCGCCGACCAGAGCGCGAACGTCGGTGCCGGAAAGCTCGACGCGATCGAAGCGATGCACGGCCTGAAGCGCGAGGCGCTGACGATGAAGGACTGCCTTCTGCGTGGCGACTTCGAAGGTTTGGTCGAGTCCATGCGCAGCGGATGGGAGAACAAGAAGCGCTCTGCCAGAACCGTGAGCAATCCCGAGATCGACCGCATCTACGCCACGGCCACGAGTGCCGGCGCATTGGCCGGAAAGGTGTCCGGTGCGGGCGGCGGCGGCTTCATGCTGTTCTTCGCGCCCAACGAGCGGCGCCTCGATGTCATTCGCGCCTTGAACAATTTCGATGGCCAGGTCAGCAACTGTCATTTCACGAAGAATGGAGCTCAAACATGGAGGATCTGA
- the gmhB gene encoding D-glycero-beta-D-manno-heptose 1,7-bisphosphate 7-phosphatase, whose amino-acid sequence MKRLPALFLDRDGVINEDHGYVHKADDFHFIDGVFDLVRHANSSGYAVVVVTNQAGIGRGLYTEAQFLELSTWMRAQFAAHYGRIDAVYHCPHHPEFGLGRYRCDCGSRKPRPGMFLLAARELGLDLERSVMVGDRVSDMAAAAAAGVPTRLLFQRGEGRRPEVAGLAQKRIFALRDAIPYMPKH is encoded by the coding sequence ATGAAGCGCTTGCCGGCCCTCTTCCTGGATCGCGACGGCGTCATCAACGAGGACCACGGGTACGTTCACAAGGCGGATGACTTCCACTTCATCGACGGCGTCTTCGACCTCGTGCGACACGCGAATTCCTCGGGGTATGCGGTGGTGGTGGTCACGAACCAGGCCGGCATCGGGCGAGGCCTCTATACCGAAGCGCAGTTCCTCGAACTGTCGACATGGATGCGGGCGCAGTTCGCTGCACACTATGGGCGGATCGATGCCGTCTACCACTGCCCGCACCATCCCGAGTTCGGTCTCGGGCGCTACCGCTGCGACTGCGGATCGCGAAAGCCGCGGCCGGGGATGTTCCTGCTGGCGGCGCGGGAGCTCGGGCTGGATCTGGAACGCTCCGTCATGGTCGGAGACCGTGTCAGCGATATGGCGGCGGCGGCGGCGGCCGGTGTTCCGACGCGGCTCCTGTTCCAGAGGGGCGAGGGCCGGCGGCCCGAGGTCGCCGGACTCGCGCAAAAGCGCATCTTCGCCTTGCGCGATGCCATCCCCTACATGCCGAAGCACTGA